Proteins co-encoded in one Yamadazyma tenuis chromosome 1, complete sequence genomic window:
- the HTA1_1 gene encoding histone H2A (COG:B; EggNog:ENOG503P2TD), with amino-acid sequence MSGGKGKASTSEKASTSRSAKAGLTFPVGRVHRLLRKGNYAQRVGSGAPVYLTSVLEYLSAEILELAGNAARDNKKSRIIPRHLQLAIRNDEELNKLLGDVTIAQGGVLPNIHQNLLPKKSGKKESQEL; translated from the coding sequence ATGTCGGGAGGTAAAGGTaaagcttcaacaagcGAAAAAgcatcaacatcaagatcAGCTAAGGCAGGTTTGACTTTCCCAGTTGGAAGAGTCCACAGATTGTTGAGAAAGGGTAACTACGCTCAAAGAGTTGGTTCTGGTGCCCCAGTGTACTTGACCTCTGTTTTGGAATACTTGTCTGCTGAAATTTTAGAATTGGCTGGTAACGCTGCCAGAGAtaacaagaaatcaagaattATTCCAAGACACTTGCAATTAGCAATCAGAAATGACGaggaattgaacaagttgttgggcGATGTTACCATCGCTCAAGGTGGTGTTTTGCCAAACATTCACCAGAACTTGTTGCCAAAGAAGTCTGGTAAGAAAGAATCTCAAGAATTATAG
- the HTB1_1 gene encoding histone H2B (EggNog:ENOG503P1WK; COG:B) — translation MAPKAEKKPASKAPAEKKPAAKKTASTDAKKRTKTRKETYSSYIYKVLKQTHPDTGISQKAMSIMNSFVNDIFERIAGEASKLAAYNKKSTISAREIQTAVRLILPGELAKHAVSEGTRAVTKYSSAAN, via the coding sequence ATGGCCCCAAAAGCTGAAAAGAAACCTGCCTCTAAAGCTCCAGCTGAAAAGAAACCAGCTGCTAAGAAAACCGCCTCTACTGATGCTAAGAAGAGAACCAAGACCAGAAAGGAAACCTACTCTTCTTATATTTacaaggttttgaaacAAACTCACCCAGATACTGGTATTTCCCAAAAGGCCATGTCAATCATGAACTCTTTTGTTAACGATATTTTCGAAAGAATTGCTGGTGAAGCTTCTAAGTTGGCTGCttacaacaagaagtctaCTATTTCTGCTAGAGAAATCCAAACTGCCGTTAGATTGATCTTACCAGGTGAATTAGCTAAGCACGCTGTTTCCGAAGGTACCAGAGCGGTTACCAAGTACTCCTCTGCTGCTAACTAA
- the NHP10 gene encoding non-histone protein (EggNog:ENOG503P1S1; COG:K), translated as MTTKDSAPESEEQKYRLKCKDLKRRIDEVDQSNELVTLAINRTKSSIRRLRLEYSILLERLETNSVSFPDTLEEMSPPPSPSLDLNEKAKSGNKRPKKSTAPKGTLKNRIRDPNLPKRPTNAYLIFCESEKERIKNETGDSSLSSVHDLGKNLVEAWKNLDEEARKPYHKIFEDEKARYRREMIAYSLKNSDPLDATRADTEGEIDLDGEAEVEGNEDNDLDNENDQTNIINEDDNGASYAEVSIKEEGRKDEKISRSDVALETQPQSETQPGVQQKLIPELKSEPSIDTQSNQRV; from the exons ATGACTACTAAAGATCTGGCCCCGGAAAGCGAAG AGCAAAAGTATAGATTGAAATgcaaagacttgaagagaagaataGATGAAGTTGACCAAAGCAATGAATTGGTTACCTTAGCAATCAATAGAACTAAATCATCTATACGTCGCTTGAGATTGGAATATTCTATATTATTGGAGCGTTTGGAAACAAATTCTGTTAGTTTTCCCGATacattggaagaaatgTCACCTCCACCTTCTCCGTCATTGGATTTGAATGAGAAAGCGAAGTCAGGAAACAAGAGACCGAAGAAACTGACTGCGCCTAAAGGTACTTTGAAAAACCGTATAAGAGACCCAAATCTTCCCAAAAGACCGACAAACGCATATTTGATATTCTGTGAGCTGgagaaagaaagaatcaaGAATGAAACTGGTGATAGTTCCTTATCTTCAGTTCATGATTTGGGTAAGAACCTAGTGGAAGCCTGGAAAAACTTAGATGAGGAGGCTCGCAAGCCTTATCATAAGATATTTGAGGATGAAAAAGCTAGATACAGAAGGGAGATGATTGCTTACAGTTTAAAAAATAGTGATCCGTTGGATGCAACCCGAGCTGATACAGAAGGTGAAATAGATCTAGATGGCGAGgcagaagttgaaggcaatgaagataatgaCTTAGACAATGAAAATGATCAAaccaatatcatcaatgaagaCGACAATGGTGCGTCCTATGCAGAAGTGTCTATTAAGGAAGAGGGAAGGAAAGACGaaaaaatttcaagaagtGACGTTGCTTTAGAAACACAGCCACAATCAGAGACACAACCAGGAGTGCAGCAAAAATTAATACCAGAATTGAAATCAGAGCCAAGTATTGACACACAGCTGAATCAACGTGTTTAG
- a CDS encoding uncharacterized protein (EggNog:ENOG503PVSD), with protein MSLSLKPKSNRLKNVTITSAVIVGASLVILNTFPHLKQSLYDYFTQSKDGSDEEDVNAPIELSSEELAEGDKVSSKDIAEESIVDVNEWSNDDLKSWLKKKEVNTPQDASHSNLVSLVKSIQEDFD; from the exons ATGTCCTTATCATTGAAACCTAAGTCAAATAGACTCAAGAACGTCACCATAACCTCCGCTGTGATAGTGGGTGCTTCCTTAGTCATTCTCAATACTTTCCCTCACTTGAAGCAGTCCTTGTATGACTATTTCACCCAATCAAAGGATGgaagtgatgaagaagacgtGAATGCCCCAATTGAACTCTCTAGCGAAGAATTGGCCGAGGGAGATAAAGTATCATCTAAGGATATAGCAGAAGAGAGTATAGTGGACGTGAATGAGTGGtccaatgatgatttgaagagCTGGTTAAAGAAG AAAGAAGTCAACACTCCCCAAGATGCTAGTCATTCTAACCTTGTTTCCCTTGTTAAGTCAAtccaagaagattttgactAA
- a CDS encoding uncharacterized protein (COG:S; EggNog:ENOG503P8UF) gives MSEDSIVKVKITYAKVLSRDSAIEQKEMLVAADKFVPLKTKQDFLNLLVDEGIPFPLQKEKIKQYHFARKSKKSKRYIPLESLDDFKCLARSLNVKGHIKLTINDHSPLEEDTKRKSSPSESPNDFFNRAGINLSSLSELITEVAGDKFREVLSEVTKEFATSFPPSTKDIRTEGETHTNVTPVLHHNACCDYCSGDVDEPIKGARFKCLVCPNYDLCEACENVFSKTRLSYKGHSYLHPTMKVAEPDSYEINRDVLHNIPSQSSEEVRIICDRCSNRLTSHQPSFRCTECSDFDLCPSCYNTHICNQETIGGHKPCHLMFEMGEQKRAKASYYKDDKSGDGFLDIDIGSCSTFLSTSVKSMLSDGVPAFVKKLERLFEDSRRFRELMDLVEVPEGSELEDDLKLTILKSLITGNSHSSFESGSPAVDETFMEDASSVVEEEGIGNNPPDYELINSAKEEVEGSVVHLKVKRFGPQSKIFSIQLINSSTHYFPPGDILFEFVDNDSREMIVVKNANAIAPSKSRFYNLKGEVEKFIGKNIKITSNNDDFVMQGVFNESESTLVVTRSRLPSFSRVTPMEESDSEAGNLEKVSVDLALKSNGMAQVTILNNTENAIDCSDLTIKVLNFLGNSICKVLVHKRHGIEPGKSSKFNIALNAAHLKHPFQLVLTNSDFRAVSDLSMKNLSGDFKVERGWSITNSKSPERSISEFDGSSSSTESEINESEFENFSKNNIGSTSSMVLPSLPKESIEKLSTSVYIDAKLDAERREEMGSVTESETDRSSRSPFQDKDQDMLIDVSDTDDFELGSDYEILTPTVSNYNYAG, from the coding sequence ATGAGTGAAGATAGCATAGTTAAGGTCAAGATTACCTATGCAAAAGTCTTATCCAGAGATTCAGCCATTGAACAGAAGGAGATGTTAGTGGCTGCTGATAAGTTTGTGCCTTTGAAGACTAAACAGGACTTTCTCAACTTGTTAGTTGATGAAGGTATCCCTTTTCCATTGCAGAAGGAGAAAATCAAGCAGTATCATTTTGCTAGAAAATCTAAGAAGAGCAAACGTTATATCCCTTTGGAATCTTTAGATGATTTTAAATGTTTAGCAAGAAGTTTGAACGTTAAAGGACatatcaagttgaccatTAACGATCATTCTCCTTTGGAAGAGGACACTAAACGAAAATCATCTCCATCTGAGTCACCgaatgatttcttcaatagaGCAGGTATTAACCTTAGCTCTTTGTCGGAATTGATCACGGAAGTTGCTGGGGACAAGTTTAGGGAAGTCTTATCAGAAGTCACTAAAGAATTTGCCACTTCTTTTCCTCCTTCGACTAAGGATATTAGAACCGAAGGAGAAACTCATACCAATGTAACTCCAGTTCTCCACCATAACGCATGTTGCGATTACTGCAGTGGTGACGTTGATGAGCCCATTAAAGGAGCAAGATTCAAGTGTTTAGTTTGTCCAAATTACGATTTGTGTGAAGCTTGTGAAAATGTGTTCCTGAAAACAAGACTCTCTTACAAGGGCCACTCATATTTGCATCCAACTATGAAGGTCGCTGAGCCTGATTCTTACGAGATCAACAGAGATGTTCTTCACAACATCCCTTCTCAAAGTTCAGAAGAAGTGAGAATCATTTGTGACCGCTGTTCTAACAGATTAACATCACACCAACCAAGTTTCAGATGCACAGAATGTTCTGATTTCGATTTGTGTCCTTCTTGTTATAACACACATATTTGCAATCAAGAAACAATTGGAGGACATAAGCCTTGTCACCTTATGTTTGAAATGGGTGAACAAAAGAGAGCAAAAGCTAGCTATTACAAGGATGACAAGTCGGGGGATGGTTTCTTGGATATTGACATAGGATCCTGCTCTACATTCCTTTCAACTTCTGTGAAGTCTATGTTACTGGATGGTGTTCCTGCTTtcgtcaagaaattggagaGGCTCTTTGAAGACTCAAGAAGATTCCGCGAGTTAAtggatttggttgaagtgCCAGAGGGTAGCGAGTTAGAAGATGACTTGAAGCTCACAATTTTAAAGAGCCTTATTACTGGAAACAGCCACTCTTCGTTCGAAAGTGGTTCTCCTGCTGTGGATGAAACTTTCATGGAAGATGCGAGTTCAGTggtcgaagaagaaggaattggaaacAATCCACCTGATTATGAGTTAATCAACTCAGCAAAGGAAGAGGTGGAAGGAAGTGTAGTTCATTTGAAAGTCAAGAGATTTGGCCCTCAATCAAAGATTTTCTCCATTCAGTTGATTAATTCTTCTACACACTACTTTCCGCCTGGCGATATTTTATTCGAGTTCGTTGATAACGATTCCCGAGAAATGATTGTGGTCAAGAATGCCAATGCTATTGCTCCCTCTAAATCCAGATTCTATAACTTGAAGGGTGAAGTTGAGAAATTCATTGGGAAGAATATTAAAATCACCAGCAATAATGATGACTTTGTCATGCAAGGTGTCTTCAACGAGTCCGAATCCACTTTAGTGGTTACCAGATCAAGATTACCTTCATTTTCCCGCGTCACACCTATGGAAGAAAGCGATTCAGAAGCAGGAAATTTGGAGAAGGTCTCTGTTGACTTAGCATTAAAATCTAACGGCATGGCTCAGGTTAcgattttgaacaatacTGAAAATGCCATCGATTGTTCTGATTTGACTATCAAGGTGCTTAACTTTTTGGGAAATTCAATTTGTAAAGTTTTGGTGCATAAGAGACATGGAATTGAACCAGGTAAGtcctccaagttcaatattGCGTTGAATGCCGCCCATTTGAAACATCCCTTCCAATTAGTCTTGACCAACAGTGATTTCAGAGCTGTGAGCGACTTATCCATGAAGAATTTGTCAGGTGATTTCAAGGTTGAGAGAGGATGGTCGATCACAAATTCTAAAAGCCCCGAAAGATCAATCTCAGAGTTCGATgggtcttcttcgtctACAGAATCAGAAATTAACGAAAGCGAATTCGagaacttttcaaagaacaatATAGGTTCTACCAGCTCGATGGTTTTACCAAGCTTGCCAAAGGAGTCTATTGAGAAGCTTTCAACATCCGTCTACATTGATGCAAAGTTAGATGCCGAGAGACGGGAAGAAATGGGATCGGTAACTGAAAGTGAGACGGACCGCTCTTCCCGGTCTCCATTTCAAGATAAGGACCAAGATATGTTGATTGATGTCAGTGACAcagatgattttgaattggGATCTGATTATGAGATTTTAACACCAACTGTTTCCAATTATAATTATGCTGGATAG
- a CDS encoding magnesium-dependent phosphatase-1 (BUSCO:EOG092651OF; COG:S; EggNog:ENOG503P1GA) has translation MSRNYPKAVVFDLDYTLWPCWCDVHIELPLKNHRPDEIIDSYGYKLALYPDVPSIIKELSENGVKIISASRTPTVHIAKQLINHINIDGTPMYKFFDSSQWGTGSKTKHIMEAARELGMEQELRNGEFILFDDEYRNKDVNSIGCNFVYIRDTDLGLTRDIFEKGLKKYYN, from the coding sequence ATGAGCCGTAATTACCCTAAGGCAGTAGTATTTGACTTAGACTATACCTTATGGCCATGTTGGTGTGATGTCCATATTGAATTACCCTTAAAAAATCATCGGCCCGATGAAATTATCGACAGTTATGGTTATAAGCTTGCTTTGTATCCGGATGTCCCCCTGATTATTAAAGAGCTAAGCGAAAATGGTGTGAAAATCATAAGTGCTAGTAGAACTCCTACCGTACATATTGCAAAGCAGTTAATCAATCACATCAACATAGATGGTACACCAATGTATAAGTTTTTTGATTCAAGCCAGTGGGGTACTGGATCTAAAACTAAACATATTATGGAAGCGGCAAGGGAATTGGGAATGGAACAAGAGTTAAGGAATGGAGAATTCATTttatttgatgatgaataCAGAAACAAAGATGTAAATTCTATTGGATGCAATTTCGTATATATTAGAGATACAGATTTGGGATTGACTAGAGACATCTTTGAGAAgggtttgaagaagtattACAATTAG